The sequence below is a genomic window from Ignavibacteriales bacterium.
CCAGGCGGTTACCAGACAATTAGGTTATACAAAGGATGACCTTCTAAAAAGTTCCTTCACTGCCATAGTCATTAATGATGAAAGAGGTACAGTCAATAAACAGATATTTCAGGCAGGGCTGAAGAAAACGGAAACGATTTCGGCAAACCTAAAATCAAAAAAAGGGGATTCTGTTGAAATAATACTTGCCGCCACTCCGGTTTTTAACTATCGGAATGAAATTGAATCATACAATATTGTAGGCAGTAAGATTCAGGAGTTTAAGACAGGTTCTGCTGATGAAATAAAATCAGTTTCACCGGAAAGCGGCATTGCTACAGATTCAGTTTTTCTTTCAAGTCTTTTTCATGAAATACTTACTCCGATGAATGTGATACTTGGATTTGTCCGTGAGTTAACTGAAAGCATGGAAGTAATGACTCCTGAGCAAAAGGAAGCTGCGGAGATTATCGATCAGAACAGAAGCAGTTTATTAAGTACAATGAACCTGATAATTGAGTACACAAATATTCAGCGGAACAATTTTGAATTTAATCCCGAAGAATTAAGTATAACTCAGATCATCGACGGGCTTCAGCAGGAACTTTCAGCTATTACACAATCAAGAGGAATTGAACTGGCGTTCGGTAAAATATCTAACTCATTAAAGTTTACAAACGACAAACAGAAGTTCCAGATATTGTTGTCACTCCTCGTTAAAATTGTTACAAGATTAAGTAAAGAGAAGAAAATTTATCTGTCAGCCTATCAGCACAATGAGGATTCGTTTATTGTGGTTGTAAAGGATAACTACTCGGAAATTTCTGATGTACTGAGTCAATCATTAAGCTCTCTTTTCCAGGGAGAAGAAAGTCTCATCATAAAAGATTTCGGAATACCCAAACTAAATTCACGTCTTGCAAAAATATTGTTAACCATGCTCGGCGGAAAATTCGCAGCATTTGAAAGCGACACAGAGAACTATGAATGTGGTTTTACATTCCCTCTGTTACATACTGCGGCAGTTCTTCCCGCTAAAGATGAAAAACCTGTTAAGGTAAAAGACGCTGTTGCTGATGAACCTGTTCAGTTTGATGAATCGTTCGATACTAAAAATTACCGCAGCAACATTTCAACAAAACATTCGGATGACCTTAATACTGAAGAGAAAGAATTCAGCGAAACAATTGTCGGGACAATTGAAAAAGACAATAAGTACAACAAGTTGTCTACTGTTGACCTTTCACAATTAAGCTGTCTTTACATTGAAGACCAGGTTGATTCACAAATCCTGTTCAAAGTTCAGTTGAAAGAATTAAGAGAAATTAAATTTGCAGTTAGTTTTGAAGAAGCGCTGCCTCTTCTTGACCAGCATCATTTTGATTTTATCGTTATGGATATAAATCTTCAGGGCGAATACAACGGTCTGGATGCTTTAAAGATAATCCATAAAATGCCTCAGTACGAAACCATACCCATTATTGCTGTCACGGCTTATGTATTACCCGGCGATAGGGAAAAATTTATCACTGTTGGTTTTAATGATTTTATCTCCAAACCGATTTTCAGAGATAAAATGCTGGAATCACTGGAGAAGATTTTTTAATCCCGGTTTCAGTTTCTTTCTAAAAATTTCCAGAAAAAACTTTTAGCAGATATTGACTATTCATATCTGCTTCTTTACATTTCACCATACAAATGTATGGTATTGTTAAGAGCAAGATAAAGATTAAGGCTAAGAGTAATATTTCAATAAAATCGTGATAAAAACGTTAATCTTTTTTTTAATCTTAGCTTAACTCTGCCAGCGTAATTTAACCGGAGTTTCAATTATGAAAAAAGAACTGACAGAAGTTCAAAGTAAAATCCTTGATTATCTTATCGATCAGAAAGTATCGAAAGGTATGCCGCCTACACTTGCAGAGATTGCTATAAAGTTCGGCTATAAAAACCGTGCAACGGCTCAGCAGCATTTGCAGGCAATAGAAAGAAAAGGATACATAAAAAAGAGTCCTAAAATATCGAGAGGTATTGAACTTAACTTAGAAGATAAGTTTTTCATTCCCCGTCCTGTCCTTGGTGAAGTTGCGGCGGGCAATCCGCTTACAATTTATCCGGACGCAATTGATACTATCGAACTGCCGACCATTGCAAGGATGCCCAAAGATTCTTTCCTGTTAAGAGTTAAAGGCGACAGCTTAAAAGATGCATACATTTTCAGCGGAGATATTGTTATTGTTAATCCAAATCTTGAAGCAAAGGACGGGCAGATTGTAGTTGCAATACTTGATGATGCCGCGGTAGTGAAAAGATTTTATAAAAAGAAAAATGAAATAGAATTAGTTTCAGAAAATCCTGAATACAAACCGATTGTAATTGATAAGAAGTATGCGTCATTCAAAGTAGTAGGTACTGTTGTAGGTGTTTACAGGAGTATGGGAAAAAAGGCAGGGTGAAATTTATTAATTGAAAAAGAAATCTCAGAGTTTTATTCTGTTTTCAACATTCAAAACAAAAGGTTAAAAATGAAAAAGAACATTTTAATTTTTCCGGTTATGGTTCTCTTAATTCTGATCGGCGGACAAAAATTATTTGCGCAATGTTCGGATGCCGGTGTTTGTTCAATCAGCGGGCATCATTCCGAAGAAGAAAGCACAACACCGCTTACAATTTCTGCTTCATATAAATTTGGAAGCAGCGGCAAAGATGAAGATGTAAAATTCCATTCCTTACAACTTGGAGCTGGTTATAACCTTTTTGACAACAGTTCGGTTCAGCTTTCACTTCCGTATAACATACAATCGGGTCCTGCCGGTAATGTAAGCGGAATAGGGGATTTGATTTTAAGCTGGACTCAAAAATTATTTTATGACGGCACTTCATCTCTTGATGCTTCTGTAGGAGTTAAACTGGCATTGGGTGATGATAACAAAGATAATCTTCCGCAGGTTTACCAAAGCAGTCTTGGCACAAACGATTTATTAATTGCTCTTAACTATACTTATGACAAAATAAGTATCGGCGCCGGTTATCAGCTTGCAGGCGGAAGAAACAATAACCTGCTTAAACTTGAAAGAGGCGATGACATTCTTTTGCGCGGCGCTTATGAGTTATCATTTGAAAAATTCCGTGTTGTTCCCCAATTACTTTTTATAAAACGGTTATCCAAATCAAGTATAGTAAATTTTCTTTCAATGGCACCGGCTGAAAGTTATATAGATGTTGAAAAGAGTGATCAGTCGCAGCTTAATCTGCTTACAATGATTGAATATTCCGTAAATGAAAACTATTCATTGTTTGCTGATGTTGCTGTTCCCTTCCTTAAAAGGGAAGTTAATGTTGATGGACTAACCCGTGCATTCAGTGCCTCAGTCGGGATTAAGTTATTAATTGAATAAACAGTAAAATATTTTTGATGCTTCATAGTTGAGTTAATGATTGAACTAAAATGTTAGAAAATGATTTTTCACCTGAACCGGATTTTTCTTTCAACCGTAATATTTCTTCACTGCCGGTAAAGCTTTACAGGGATATTCCAAGGCAGCAGAACGGTATTCCATTCGATATTTACAACTATGAATTTCTTTTTAGTGATGCTGAAACAGTTCGCTTAATACGGAACGGTTTAACTATAGGATGCTTTTATATAGAATCTCCCGGAATGCGCTCGTTATTAAAAAGACTTGATGTTGAAACTTTTGAAATGCTTACCGCCGCAAGTTCAATCATTCGTCCCGGTGTTGCGGAAAGCGGAATGATGCAGGAATTTATTGCGCGTCACAAAGATCCTTCAAGAAGAAAATATCTTCTTCCTGAAATGGAAAAAGTTCTTGGAGAAACTTATGGTGTGATGATCTACCAGGAAGATGTAATTAAAGTTGCTTACCACATTGCCGGCTTAACTCTTGATGAAGCGGATGTTCTGCGCAGGGCAATGAGCGGTAAAATGCGCTCGCATGAAGCGATGAAATTAATAGTACAAAGATTTTTTCAATCCTGCGAAGCTAAAAAAATACCTGCTGAAATATCAAAAGAACTTTGGCGGCAGATAGAATCATTTGCAGGTTATTCATTCTGCAAAGCTCACAGCGCAAGCTTCGCGCTTCTTTCTTTCCAGGTCGCTTATTTAAAGGCGCATTATCCGGCAGAGTTTCTGGCTTGTGTATTAAACAACGGCGGAGGTTTTTATTCAAGAGCAGTTTATATACAGGAAGCAAAACGTATCGGGATAAATATTCTTCTTCCCTGTGTTAATGAAAGTGAAAAAGAATACAGGGGCAAGGACAGGGAAATACGCATAGGACTAATGGCTGTAAAACACTTTTCCTATTCATCGGTAGAACAAATAGTCATGCAGAGGAAGGAATTCGGCAGGTTCGTTTCGCTCGCCGATTTTATTGTAAGGGCAAGGATAGGAATAAAAGAAACACAACTTCTTATCAAATGCGGGGCAATGGATTGTTTTGGAGAAACACGTCACACTCTTTTAAGGCTGACGGATATTTACTTCAACAAACTTAAAATGCTTGAAGAAGGTTACAATGATCTTTTCAGTTATGAGTCATTTGAACTTGAAGAGATTGTAAAAACAAAAAAAGATTTTTCGCTTGAAGAAAAATGTATTGCCGAGTATGAAGCCTTCGAGTATATGGTGACAAAACATCCGCTTGAGTTCTTTACCGAATGGGATAAAAAATTATCCTTAACTCATTCAGACCAGATGAAAAAGTATCCCGGCAAAAAAGTTAAGATGATAGGATGGTATATGTCATCAAAAAGGATAAGAACAAAAAAAGGTGATATAATGAAGTTCCTTTCCTTAGAAGATATGACAGGTACTTTTGAGGCGGTTATCTTTCCGCGCGCTTACAATAAGGTCGCCGAAAAAACTCTTTCAATGGGTCCTTATATAGTTGAAGGAAGAATCGATTCTCAAAACACCAGCAACATAATAGTAGAAGACCTTCAGATACTTGCCCACGAAACAGTTAAACTTGAAGCACAGAATGACAGCGCTGAAAAGTATTATACACCGGATGATGAAGGTCTGAGAGAAACAGACATTTATTTTGCAACATCTTTAAATGCGGAAAAACTAAGAACGGCTTATGCAGGGTAAGACAGAAAATGTTTTTTGTAAACAGCAGGAACCTTGACCAGGTTCATATTATTCAGGATTAAAAAAAATGTTCCCTCTTCACATGCATTCAAGTTATTCACTGCTCGAAGGTGTCATCACAATTGATGAGATACTAAGTAAAGCAGTTGAGTACGGATTAAAATCCGTTGCGCTTACAGATACGAACGGAATGTATGGACTGGTTTCTTTCTATAAAAAAGCAATGGAGAAAAAAATAAAGCCAATACTTGGCGCTTATATCGATCAGCCGGAGGCAGATAGTCATCCTGAATTTATTTCAGGATCAAAGGATGTAAAAAAAAACTATAAAGGCAGCCTGAGCCAGGTTCAGCATGACCTTCAATCAGTTTGTAATGACACTTCAGGTAGCACAAAAAGAATTTACGCTATCTTTCTCGCAAAAAATTTTAACGGTTATTCAGATATATGCAGAATTATAACTGCAAGAAAGCTGAAGGAAAATTTTTCTTTGTTCGAAGTTCTGCAGGATGAAATGCCTGATGTTTTTATCCTGACAAGTTCAATCGAACTTTTGCGGAACATTCCAAACTATAAAAATATTTTCGCTGAACTCATCATAACAAAAAAGAACAGGCTTAAAGCAAGGAGTCTGTATGACTTTGCAGTAGAAAAAAAAATCAGGTATGTGATCTCAAACCCTGTTTACTTTTCTGAACCAGAAGATTGCCAGCTTCATAAAGTTGTTACAGCAATAAAAAACAGAAGCACCGTTGATAACCTTTCTGATGATGACATTGTTGATGAAGAATTTTATTTCAAACATCCGGCAACATTCAGTCATCTTAAAGATAAACTGCCCGAAGCTTTTGCGAATATGGAATTTATAGCCGAACACTGCAATGTGGATCTTGGTCTTGGTAAACATAAAATCCCATCCTTCCCTGGTACTACAAAACAGTCTGCTTATTCGCTGCTGGTGGACGAGACTTATGAAGGGCTTGAAAGAAGATACGGGAAAACAGATGAGAGCGTTAAACACAGGCTAAATGAAGAACTGCATGTTATAAATGAGCTGGGACTTTCTGATTACTTTCTTGTCGTTTATGATATTTACCAGGAAGCAAAAAGAAGAAAGATGATGACGCTTACCAGGGGTTCGGCGGCGAACAGCCTTGTATGTTACTGCCTTGGTTTAACCGAAGTCGATCCGGTTAAGTATGATTTTTATTTTACAAGATTTCTTAACAAGAGCCGTTCCTCATTGCCTGATGTTGATATTGATTTTAGCTGGAAGGAACGTGATGAAATTGTTCAGTACATTTTTAATAAGTACGGCTACAGTAAAGTAGCATTCATATCAACTCATGTTACAATGAAAGCACGTTCTGCTTTCAGGGAAACAGCAAAAGTATATGGCTTTTCTGACAGGGAAATTTCGAAGTTAAGCAAGTTCATCCCATGGACTGATGCAAGAAACCTGCCTGATATTTCGCAGCGATTTCCTGAGGCACGTTCGCTTAATTTTAAAAATGAACCCTGGAAAAGTATAATTAACATTGCATCACGGCTTGCAAATTTTCCGCGTCATCTCAGTATTCATCCCGGCGGAATAGTTATCTCGCCATCGGCGATTACAACTTTTACTGCGCTTGAGTATGCTAAGAATAAAGGTGTCGGTTTAATAATAACCCAGCCTGATATGTACGGAGTTGAAGATCTTGGACTTGTAAAAATTGACCTGCTTAGTCAAAGATCATTAGGTGTGCTGAGAGATACAATTCAGCAGGTAGGGGAGAGCAGTTATTTTCTTTCAGCAGAAAAGCATCTTTATAATTAGAGGAGTTAACAGATGCAGAAACAATCAAACTGTTTTGGTGAGATAATTATTTCAGCTTAGTGCTTTTAGTTCTTTAGTTAATTCTTCTTTGAGAAAAGAAAATTTATTTGCCAGGTAATACTTTCTTTCTTTTTCATCAAGGATCGAACCAAGAGTTACTTTGTACTCCGGTTCTTTGAAATTATTTATAACATTTAATGAAGAAGATAATTTTTCTTTATCGGCTGGCAGGATTATGCCGCGCATAAGCAAAAACTCAATATCGAATGCATCACGGATTAGTTTTCGGGATGTGAGAGCTTCAATTTTATTTTTCATCATTTGGTTAAGTGTTAATGCTTTTAACTGAACCTGTTTATTTGTAAATCTTGAGAAAGCTATTTTGCGTTCCCACTCAAAGTCAGTTTGTTCTTTCCTGATTTCAATTTTCAGACTTCGGTTTATGCGTGAAGATTTAACTTCAAAAAGGATAGTATTCTTTTTGTTAGCTGAATCAGTCAGGATGTAATAATCATTCAATAATATTCTGCAGGAACTATATATCTTCTTAGGATCACTTTTAGAATCCAGCCAGAAATCGAGATCAGTTGAATACCTGTTAAGGTTATGACAAAGGCGAAGCATCGTGCCTCCTCCGAAGTAAAGTGAGTCAAGCACTCTTATACTGTTTAACAATTCAAGTACTTCAATTTCGAGTATTTCTAAATCTTGTAAGAGACGCATAGCTTCTCCCAATATTTAATAGTTCTTGGATTTGTGTTTTTTAAGAATGTATCAACTTCAGTACGATTAAGTTTACGAAAGTCTATTGCATTAAAATCACAATCATATTTGCCGATGGACGATAGATAAACAACATCGGCAAAAGCCTTTGCCGGGGATGCTATGAAAAAGTTTTCATTTAAAATAAAACCCGAATAAAATTCTTTGCTCACAATGAAATACCTAAACGCAGTTTCATTCACTTTTAATAATCGGCTTCTTTTTAATGCAACTGATTCAATAACATTTTGCTGCTGTTGAGTCGAAATATTATAATACATCAATGCAGTACTGAGTGATATATAAGACGGTGTTTGAAGAAGGTTTGCTGTCTGGAAAATCTCTATTTCATCAAGCTGTTTAAATTTTTCAGGAGTTATATAAAAGTTTTTTTTTATCCTGAGTAAAAGTCCTTGTTTAACATAACGATTTGCGGAAACTTTAGCGGAGTCTTTTTCAACAGATAAAATCCTTGAGATATCCTCAATGCTCAGTATCTTTTTTTCGCTCTTATTTAATTCATTTATTCTCATAGTCTAAATATAGATAATTGACAGTAGTGCTAACTTACTATATTTAGTATAAATATTCAATTTATGGTGTACTTATGCCCAAATATAACATAGGAACAGCAGGCTGGTCATATAAAGACTGGGTTCCGAACTTCTA
It includes:
- the lexA gene encoding transcriptional repressor LexA; the encoded protein is MKKELTEVQSKILDYLIDQKVSKGMPPTLAEIAIKFGYKNRATAQQHLQAIERKGYIKKSPKISRGIELNLEDKFFIPRPVLGEVAAGNPLTIYPDAIDTIELPTIARMPKDSFLLRVKGDSLKDAYIFSGDIVIVNPNLEAKDGQIVVAILDDAAVVKRFYKKKNEIELVSENPEYKPIVIDKKYASFKVVGTVVGVYRSMGKKAG
- a CDS encoding nucleotidyl transferase AbiEii/AbiGii toxin family protein; translation: MRLLQDLEILEIEVLELLNSIRVLDSLYFGGGTMLRLCHNLNRYSTDLDFWLDSKSDPKKIYSSCRILLNDYYILTDSANKKNTILFEVKSSRINRSLKIEIRKEQTDFEWERKIAFSRFTNKQVQLKALTLNQMMKNKIEALTSRKLIRDAFDIEFLLMRGIILPADKEKLSSSLNVINNFKEPEYKVTLGSILDEKERKYYLANKFSFLKEELTKELKALS
- a CDS encoding DNA polymerase III subunit alpha; protein product: MFPLHMHSSYSLLEGVITIDEILSKAVEYGLKSVALTDTNGMYGLVSFYKKAMEKKIKPILGAYIDQPEADSHPEFISGSKDVKKNYKGSLSQVQHDLQSVCNDTSGSTKRIYAIFLAKNFNGYSDICRIITARKLKENFSLFEVLQDEMPDVFILTSSIELLRNIPNYKNIFAELIITKKNRLKARSLYDFAVEKKIRYVISNPVYFSEPEDCQLHKVVTAIKNRSTVDNLSDDDIVDEEFYFKHPATFSHLKDKLPEAFANMEFIAEHCNVDLGLGKHKIPSFPGTTKQSAYSLLVDETYEGLERRYGKTDESVKHRLNEELHVINELGLSDYFLVVYDIYQEAKRRKMMTLTRGSAANSLVCYCLGLTEVDPVKYDFYFTRFLNKSRSSLPDVDIDFSWKERDEIVQYIFNKYGYSKVAFISTHVTMKARSAFRETAKVYGFSDREISKLSKFIPWTDARNLPDISQRFPEARSLNFKNEPWKSIINIASRLANFPRHLSIHPGGIVISPSAITTFTALEYAKNKGVGLIITQPDMYGVEDLGLVKIDLLSQRSLGVLRDTIQQVGESSYFLSAEKHLYN